The following are encoded in a window of Candidatus Bathyarchaeia archaeon genomic DNA:
- a CDS encoding rhodanese-like domain-containing protein, which yields MKKALMAIAIVLLFALSTFIPQCVACFVPICFKPIVSTDWLMANLVRPNLVILDIRSPEKYNAGHVPGAINVPGYMWYVNPPFGEEFPWMEMPSKRDLFKLISEAGITQNSLVVVVGSTSGPLSPVPLALYNTATITRVAITLLYAGVENVVILDGGFEKWAAEGKPISTEPVTPKPVKYKGCLDRRMLVSIKYVYAKIGKSIIVDARDEIVYNCMVTEPWTAYAGHIPTAKNLPTPSLWDIHMKEDGSVAYITYKDPATLKRMIVDVIGRDKSREIIVYCGVGGYASTTYFLLSEVFSYCNVRFYDGSAQEWTNAGMPVECP from the coding sequence GTGAAGAAGGCTTTAATGGCGATAGCGATTGTCTTGTTGTTCGCACTCTCCACATTCATTCCACAATGCGTCGCCTGCTTTGTTCCTATATGCTTTAAGCCCATTGTTTCAACAGATTGGTTGATGGCCAACCTTGTGCGTCCAAATCTTGTCATTCTTGACATCAGAAGCCCAGAAAAGTATAATGCTGGTCATGTTCCGGGAGCGATAAACGTTCCAGGCTACATGTGGTATGTGAATCCTCCCTTTGGCGAGGAATTTCCATGGATGGAGATGCCTTCAAAGAGGGACCTCTTTAAATTGATTAGCGAAGCGGGTATAACTCAGAATTCCCTCGTGGTTGTTGTCGGCAGCACAAGTGGTCCACTATCTCCAGTGCCGTTAGCCCTCTACAACACGGCCACCATAACCAGAGTTGCCATAACCCTATTGTATGCTGGTGTCGAGAACGTTGTCATCCTCGACGGTGGATTTGAGAAATGGGCAGCGGAAGGAAAACCAATATCTACGGAACCCGTCACGCCGAAGCCGGTTAAATACAAGGGTTGCTTGGATAGAAGAATGCTGGTTTCAATAAAATATGTCTATGCGAAGATTGGAAAGTCCATTATTGTTGACGCCCGAGACGAAATAGTATACAATTGCATGGTAACAGAACCGTGGACCGCTTATGCTGGCCATATTCCAACTGCCAAAAACTTGCCAACACCTTCGCTTTGGGACATCCACATGAAGGAGGATGGGAGCGTAGCATACATAACCTACAAAGACCCTGCAACCCTTAAGAGAATGATTGTGGACGTTATTGGTAGGGATAAAAGCAGGGAAATCATTGTTTATTGCGGTGTTGGAGGCTACGCAAGCACAACCTACTTCCTGCTCAGCGAAGTTTTCAGCTACTGCAATGTAAGATTTTACGATGGATCAGCCCAGGAATGGACAAATGCTGGAATGCCCGTGGAGTGCCCGTAA
- a CDS encoding asparagine synthase-related protein, whose protein sequence is MSKTREIIGRVVERNLADGLLFSGGLDTSVIAFEASKHRRITAITVAFEQGVAEDMYYAKKAVAFMGITHKVYVFNVEEMLNAAEKVIAALKTFDPMEVRNSIPVYIGLRQAKDMQLDGIMTGDGLDELFLGYPWLFHLPEDELQRRLVRMWEEMQFSSIPLGKTLGINVKAPFLDEEFKEFAKKIDIKMKLNTKDGKKYGKWLIRKAYEGLLPDEIIWRSKAPLEIGTGTTVLPKFFEQKIEDSLFEAQRKIYMEEDEVKLSTKEQLFYYEIFRRIHGKPSMVYNVTAGKQCPNCKAFLGKETNFCRVCGTYPI, encoded by the coding sequence TTGTCGAAGACCAGAGAGATTATTGGGAGAGTTGTTGAGCGAAACCTCGCTGACGGCTTACTTTTTTCAGGTGGCTTGGATACAAGCGTTATAGCTTTTGAGGCTTCAAAGCATAGGCGTATAACCGCCATAACGGTGGCTTTTGAGCAGGGTGTCGCCGAGGATATGTATTACGCCAAAAAAGCTGTAGCCTTTATGGGGATAACCCACAAGGTTTACGTTTTCAATGTCGAGGAAATGCTTAATGCCGCTGAAAAAGTAATAGCAGCGCTCAAAACCTTCGACCCCATGGAGGTGCGGAACAGCATACCCGTGTACATAGGCTTGAGACAAGCAAAAGACATGCAACTCGACGGCATCATGACTGGAGACGGTTTAGACGAATTGTTCTTGGGGTATCCATGGCTTTTCCACCTTCCAGAAGATGAGCTCCAAAGAAGACTTGTGAGAATGTGGGAGGAAATGCAGTTCTCATCCATACCCCTCGGAAAAACCTTGGGAATAAACGTGAAAGCCCCCTTCCTAGACGAGGAATTCAAGGAGTTCGCCAAGAAAATAGACATAAAAATGAAGCTAAACACTAAAGATGGAAAGAAATATGGCAAATGGCTCATCCGCAAAGCCTACGAGGGCCTACTTCCCGACGAAATAATTTGGCGCTCAAAAGCCCCCCTAGAAATCGGAACAGGAACAACTGTGCTCCCAAAATTCTTCGAGCAGAAAATTGAAGACAGCCTCTTTGAAGCCCAAAGGAAAATTTACATGGAAGAAGACGAAGTGAAACTTTCCACTAAAGAGCAATTATTCTATTACGAGATCTTTAGGAGAATCCATGGAAAACCCAGCATGGTCTATAACGTTACAGCTGGAAAACAATGTCCAAACTGTAAGGCTTTCCTTGGAAAAGAAACAAACTTTTGCAGAGTCTGCGGGACATACCCCATCTAA
- a CDS encoding nitrilase-related carbon-nitrogen hydrolase — translation MRVSLIHLKTRDSLEEIFKAVHERIREAAEQKPNFVALPEYFSVPGFIEKYSSVMEIFESTYDPTVKFLMEVSAELPDIYIVGGTLIERDRNAFFNTCTVWKDAELLGAYRKRNLVNVEVKMGLSRGDRPAVFPTEFGKIGLLICADIFDAEAVKQTVDLGAEVIFLPVASLSTHPDVKGHPLSEKIASENGVYIAKIGNVRSGARGGRSAVIAPWGVIGEAPLTPTDFVLTVDLNMQRLKAYRKEISGGFSTPR, via the coding sequence ATGAGGGTAAGCTTAATCCACCTGAAAACGCGGGATTCACTAGAAGAGATTTTTAAGGCAGTCCATGAAAGGATCCGGGAGGCTGCTGAACAAAAACCGAACTTCGTAGCCCTCCCAGAATACTTTTCGGTGCCAGGCTTCATCGAAAAGTACTCTTCAGTCATGGAGATTTTCGAAAGCACATATGATCCGACAGTTAAGTTTTTGATGGAGGTTTCCGCAGAACTTCCAGACATCTATATTGTTGGGGGCACTTTAATAGAGAGGGACCGAAACGCTTTCTTCAACACTTGCACGGTTTGGAAGGACGCTGAACTGCTGGGAGCATACAGGAAGAGAAATTTGGTAAACGTCGAAGTCAAGATGGGACTGAGTAGGGGCGACAGACCAGCAGTTTTCCCGACTGAATTTGGCAAGATAGGCCTGCTTATATGCGCCGACATATTTGACGCGGAAGCAGTTAAACAGACTGTAGACCTGGGCGCCGAAGTCATTTTTCTACCAGTTGCATCCCTATCAACCCATCCAGATGTCAAGGGGCACCCTCTCTCCGAGAAAATAGCCTCCGAAAACGGCGTTTACATTGCTAAAATAGGGAATGTACGCTCAGGCGCAAGGGGCGGCAGAAGCGCAGTGATTGCCCCTTGGGGTGTAATAGGCGAGGCGCCGCTGACCCCCACGGACTTCGTGTTGACCGTTGACTTGAACATGCAGAGGCTCAAGGCTTATAGAAAGGAGATCAGTGGAGGCTTTTCCACTCCTCGATAA